In Alistipes ihumii AP11, a genomic segment contains:
- a CDS encoding DHA2 family efflux MFS transporter permease subunit, producing MKQWQVRLQKSRSYKWWVLAVIMVGTFMAVLDVTVVNVGLPTIMNVFHIGLSTAEWVVTAYMITMTIMLPTAGWLADRYGNKRIYVLGMILFTFGSWCCGRATVDEFLIFSRALQGVGSGIIQSLGLAIVSREFPAKQLSTALGLWAVAAAASISFGPLVGGFLVDDYSWHLIFDVNVPIGILGIAASLLIQKEWRNPDIGRFDWIGFVSVALFMPLVIYGLARGNASGNPHGWTAWDVAGSFAVAAVALAVFIVRELRTDHPLLDIRLLGDRHFGVSMLVLIIFGIGMFGGTYLLPLYMQNGLGYTALMAGMVFLPVGLIQGVLSTASGILTRYVGALPLVFAGIAVMALSFFLASRFTVRTPHSAIMAVVYLRGFGMGLTFAPLNAFSLRNLNQNQMAAAAGISNSIKQLVGSISIALLTAVMTSRIAYHTARDAGDRTEAYVSGVTDDFTIVVMLTLASALPFLLLLRRRHKGTDSGSGLF from the coding sequence ATGAAGCAGTGGCAGGTCCGGCTGCAGAAGAGCCGGAGTTACAAATGGTGGGTACTCGCCGTGATCATGGTGGGTACGTTCATGGCGGTGCTTGACGTGACGGTCGTCAACGTAGGACTTCCCACGATCATGAATGTCTTTCACATCGGCCTTTCGACGGCCGAGTGGGTCGTCACGGCCTATATGATTACGATGACGATCATGTTGCCTACGGCCGGCTGGCTGGCCGACCGCTACGGCAACAAGCGGATATACGTGCTCGGCATGATTCTGTTTACGTTCGGATCGTGGTGTTGCGGCCGGGCCACCGTCGACGAGTTCCTGATTTTTTCCCGGGCATTGCAAGGGGTGGGCAGCGGCATTATCCAGTCGCTGGGACTGGCCATCGTTTCGCGCGAATTTCCCGCCAAGCAGCTCAGCACGGCGCTCGGTCTGTGGGCGGTCGCTGCTGCGGCGTCCATCTCCTTCGGACCTCTGGTGGGCGGTTTTCTGGTGGACGATTACAGTTGGCATCTGATTTTCGATGTGAACGTGCCGATCGGCATACTGGGCATTGCCGCCTCGCTGCTGATTCAGAAAGAGTGGAGGAATCCCGACATAGGCCGGTTCGACTGGATCGGCTTCGTGAGCGTCGCTCTTTTCATGCCGTTGGTCATCTACGGGCTGGCCCGGGGCAATGCGTCGGGCAACCCGCACGGCTGGACGGCCTGGGACGTGGCCGGCTCGTTCGCCGTGGCGGCCGTCGCGCTGGCCGTGTTCATCGTCCGCGAGCTGCGGACGGACCATCCGCTGCTCGACATCCGCCTGTTGGGCGACCGTCATTTCGGCGTCTCGATGCTCGTGTTGATTATCTTCGGCATCGGCATGTTCGGCGGCACTTATCTGCTGCCGCTTTACATGCAGAACGGGCTGGGCTATACGGCGCTGATGGCAGGTATGGTTTTCCTGCCGGTAGGACTGATTCAGGGAGTTCTGTCGACCGCTTCGGGCATTCTTACTCGCTATGTCGGCGCGCTGCCGCTCGTGTTCGCCGGCATCGCCGTGATGGCGCTGAGCTTTTTTCTAGCCAGCCGGTTTACGGTTCGCACGCCCCATTCCGCTATCATGGCCGTCGTCTATCTGCGGGGATTCGGCATGGGGCTGACCTTCGCGCCGCTGAACGCTTTCTCGCTTCGGAACCTGAATCAGAACCAGATGGCTGCTGCAGCGGGCATATCTAACAGTATCAAGCAGTTGGTCGGAAGTATCAGCATCGCGCTGCTCACGGCGGTCATGACCTCGCGCATCGCCTACCATACGGCCCGCGATGCGGGCGACCGGACCGAAGCCTACGTTTCGGGAGTGACCGACGATTTTACGATCGTCGTGATGCTGACGCTTGCCTCGGCGCTTCCTTTTCTGCTCCTGCTGCGCAGACGTCATAAAGGAACGGATTCGGGTTCCGGGCTGTTTTGA
- a CDS encoding DUF4251 domain-containing protein, with product MKRSLLGLSLLLFSLMSFFPAEAKKPVTDPRQAAIVEKMLDSRDYWIAVSSVYPLKQRSFTVSGYTIHVCGDTLQTVLPYVGQSYRAPLGADEGMSFNDAPITNYRVKKMKRGNWVITFSARTSTESCSFTFRIEPNGLTSVSLVPESCESITYKGALSARNAAGF from the coding sequence ATGAAACGAAGCTTGCTCGGTCTGTCGTTGCTGCTCTTTTCGCTGATGTCGTTCTTTCCCGCCGAGGCCAAGAAGCCGGTGACGGATCCCCGTCAGGCGGCGATCGTCGAGAAAATGCTGGATAGCAGGGATTACTGGATAGCGGTCTCGAGCGTCTATCCGCTCAAGCAGAGGAGTTTTACCGTCAGCGGCTATACGATTCATGTCTGCGGGGATACGCTGCAGACGGTTCTTCCCTATGTCGGTCAAAGCTACCGGGCTCCGTTGGGAGCCGACGAGGGCATGAGCTTCAACGATGCGCCGATTACCAACTACCGAGTGAAAAAAATGAAGCGGGGCAATTGGGTGATTACCTTTTCCGCCCGGACGAGTACCGAGTCGTGCTCGTTCACGTTCCGCATCGAACCGAACGGCCTGACGAGCGTTTCCCTCGTTCCCGAGAGCTGCGAGAGCATCACTTACAAAGGCGCTCTATCTGCCCGAAACGCAGCGGGTTTCTGA
- a CDS encoding bifunctional methionine sulfoxide reductase B/A protein: protein MKPLTQEEKRVIVDKGTERPFSGKYYDHNEPGVYRCRQCGEPLYRSADKFDSGCGWPSFDDEIEGAVRRVPDADGRRTEIVCAKCGGHLGHVFAGEGFTPKNVRHCVNSVSLDFERTAGEERAATDTAVFAGGCFWGVEHLMQRAPGVLSVESGYTGGRTERPTYEQVCSHETGHAEAVRVVFDPSKTSYEALTKLFLEIHDPTQVDRQGPDIGDQYRSEIFYRTPEQKAVAERLLDTLRAKGYRIATRVTPAGTFWPAEAYHQDYYERKGTQPYCHGYTKRF from the coding sequence ATGAAACCGCTTACACAGGAAGAAAAAAGGGTGATCGTCGACAAGGGCACCGAGCGGCCCTTCTCCGGCAAGTATTACGACCACAATGAGCCGGGCGTCTACCGCTGCCGGCAGTGCGGCGAGCCGCTTTACCGCTCTGCGGACAAGTTCGATTCGGGCTGCGGCTGGCCCAGTTTCGATGACGAGATCGAGGGAGCGGTCCGGCGCGTTCCCGACGCCGACGGACGCCGGACCGAGATCGTCTGCGCGAAATGCGGAGGACATTTGGGCCATGTGTTCGCCGGCGAGGGATTCACGCCCAAGAATGTCCGCCATTGCGTCAACTCCGTTTCGCTCGATTTCGAGAGGACGGCCGGCGAAGAGCGCGCCGCGACCGATACGGCCGTTTTCGCAGGAGGCTGCTTTTGGGGCGTCGAACATCTGATGCAGCGGGCTCCGGGCGTTCTGTCGGTCGAGTCGGGCTATACCGGCGGCCGGACCGAACGTCCTACCTACGAGCAGGTTTGCAGTCACGAGACCGGCCATGCCGAAGCCGTCCGCGTCGTGTTCGATCCGTCGAAAACGTCGTACGAGGCGTTGACGAAACTTTTTCTGGAGATTCACGATCCGACGCAGGTCGATCGTCAGGGCCCCGACATAGGCGACCAGTACCGCTCCGAGATATTCTATCGGACGCCGGAACAGAAAGCGGTCGCCGAGCGGCTGCTCGATACGTTGCGCGCCAAGGGTTACCGCATCGCGACGAGGGTTACCCCGGCCGGAACGTTCTGGCCCGCCGAGGCCTATCATCAGGACTATTACGAGCGCAAGGGCACGCAGCCTTATTGTCACGGCTATACGAAGCGTTTCTGA
- a CDS encoding RNA degradosome polyphosphate kinase has protein sequence MKTPKTLDRDLSWIYFNHRILQEAQRANVPLLERLSFLGIYSNNLDEFFRVRVSTMKRVAEYESGRSPGARRELREINRLIHAYSEEFEQTFAGILAELEKERIALLDESRLSDAQAAYVRAVYRNELDSATYPLILTRGAQFGELTDSGVYLAVRLLRRTRTGRVARDYALIELPVKDFGRFLVLPSNDGRTCLIFLDDVVRFCLPFIFAGLGYESFEAYAVKFTRDAEMELRGDAGEGLVEKVARGVKSRKRGEPVRFVYDRRMPDEMLRYFKRRFGIDRYDICVGGSRYHNMKDLMRFPDVGRGDLRFEPWPPAPVPDFDTADSTLDRVRRGDVLFHYPYQSFSNYLRLLREAALSRDVRTIRTTVYRLARNSKVVKALICAARHGKQVTAVVELMARFDEASNIDWAKKMQEAGIRVIFGVEGLKVHAKLTHIGSSRGDIACVSTGNFHEGNARTYTDVALLTADRRLTREVERVFEFIRQPARPFAFDHLVVSPRDMRRKLNALIADEVRRARQGEEAYILAKVNHITDAKLIRRLYAAAAVGVRLRLLVRGNCSIVASAHDRGRIEIRGIIDRYLEHSRILIFGHGGDERIYIGSADWMTRNLDNRVEAYAPVYDEAVRRELRRIVDEGLADNVAARVVDGTGDNLLYDDGRPPRRSQQRLYEHYRAESGEK, from the coding sequence ATGAAAACACCGAAGACCCTGGATCGCGACCTGAGCTGGATCTATTTCAATCATCGAATTTTGCAGGAGGCGCAGCGCGCGAACGTGCCGCTCTTGGAGCGGCTGTCGTTTCTGGGCATTTACAGCAACAATCTGGACGAGTTCTTTCGCGTGCGCGTCTCAACGATGAAACGCGTCGCCGAGTACGAGAGCGGCCGCAGTCCCGGCGCACGCAGGGAGCTGCGCGAGATCAACCGGCTGATCCATGCCTATTCCGAGGAGTTCGAGCAGACGTTCGCCGGCATTCTGGCCGAGCTGGAGAAAGAGCGTATCGCGCTGCTGGACGAAAGCCGCCTTTCCGACGCTCAGGCCGCCTATGTCCGCGCGGTCTATCGCAACGAGCTGGACAGCGCGACTTATCCGCTGATCCTGACACGGGGAGCGCAGTTCGGCGAGCTGACCGACTCGGGCGTTTACCTGGCCGTCCGTTTGCTGAGGCGTACGCGTACGGGACGCGTGGCCCGGGATTATGCGCTGATCGAGTTGCCGGTCAAGGATTTCGGCCGGTTTCTCGTGCTGCCTTCGAACGACGGGAGAACCTGTCTGATCTTTCTCGACGACGTCGTGCGGTTCTGTCTGCCGTTCATTTTCGCCGGTCTCGGCTACGAGTCGTTCGAGGCTTATGCCGTGAAGTTCACGCGCGATGCCGAGATGGAACTCCGCGGCGATGCCGGCGAGGGCCTCGTCGAGAAGGTGGCCCGGGGCGTGAAAAGCCGCAAGCGGGGCGAACCCGTGCGTTTTGTCTACGACCGGCGGATGCCCGACGAGATGCTGCGATATTTCAAGCGCAGGTTCGGCATCGATCGGTACGATATCTGCGTCGGCGGTTCGCGTTACCACAACATGAAAGACCTGATGCGCTTCCCCGACGTCGGACGCGGAGACCTGCGCTTCGAACCGTGGCCGCCTGCGCCGGTCCCCGACTTCGATACGGCCGACAGTACGCTCGACCGGGTGCGGCGGGGCGACGTGCTGTTCCACTATCCCTATCAGAGCTTCTCGAACTATCTGCGTCTGCTGCGCGAGGCGGCCCTGAGCCGCGACGTGCGTACGATCCGGACGACCGTCTACCGACTGGCCAGAAACTCCAAAGTCGTCAAGGCGCTGATCTGCGCCGCGCGGCACGGCAAGCAGGTGACCGCCGTCGTCGAGTTGATGGCGCGTTTCGACGAGGCGTCGAACATCGACTGGGCGAAGAAGATGCAGGAAGCCGGCATTCGGGTGATTTTCGGCGTCGAGGGACTCAAGGTGCACGCCAAGCTGACGCACATCGGATCGTCGAGGGGCGACATCGCCTGCGTGAGCACGGGCAACTTCCACGAAGGCAACGCCCGAACCTATACCGACGTCGCGCTGCTGACGGCCGACCGGCGGCTGACGCGCGAGGTCGAGCGCGTGTTCGAGTTCATCCGCCAGCCGGCCCGGCCGTTCGCCTTCGACCATCTGGTCGTATCGCCTCGGGACATGCGCCGTAAGCTCAATGCGCTGATCGCCGACGAGGTGCGCCGCGCCCGGCAGGGCGAGGAAGCCTATATTCTGGCGAAAGTGAACCATATTACCGACGCGAAGCTGATCCGTCGACTCTATGCCGCCGCCGCCGTTGGCGTCCGGCTGCGCCTGCTGGTGCGCGGCAACTGCTCGATCGTGGCTTCTGCGCACGATCGCGGGCGGATCGAAATACGCGGCATCATCGACCGTTACCTGGAGCATTCGCGCATTCTGATCTTCGGTCACGGCGGCGACGAGCGGATCTATATCGGTTCGGCCGACTGGATGACGCGCAATCTGGATAACCGCGTCGAGGCGTATGCGCCGGTTTACGACGAAGCGGTCCGCCGGGAGCTGCGCCGGATCGTGGACGAAGGATTGGCCGACAACGTGGCCGCGCGGGTGGTCGACGGCACGGGCGACAACCTGCTTTACGACGACGGGCGGCCTCCCCGGCGCTCGCAGCAGCGACTTTACGAGCATTACCGTGCCGAATCCGGAGAAAAATAG
- a CDS encoding dipeptidase, whose amino-acid sequence MEKVKRYIDEHRERFVEELFSLLRIPSISADSAHRGDMVRCAEHLRDALLSAGADRAEVMPTDGNPIVYGEKIVDSAAPTVLVYGHYDVMPVDPLDEWKTDPFEPVLRDGRIWGRGADDDKGQSFMHVKALEAMISAGELPCNVKFMIEGEEEIGSASITTWCARHKELLRSDVILVSDTSMLGWDVPSITCGLRGLCYVQVTVTGPDRDLHSGLYGGAVADPAVVLSKMIASLTDADGRVTVPGFYDRVRELSPAERTDFGRAPFCEAAFCKSIGVRETAGEKGYSTMERIGVRPSLDVNGIWGGYTGEGAKTIIPSKAHAKISMRLVPDQDYREIGRLFAEHFRSIAPRSVRVDVEVLHGGFPYVCPTDLPAYRAAARAVERTFGRKPLPYYSGGSIPIISTFEKELGVKSVLLGFGLDRDAIHSPNESYGLENFLRGIETIVWFYREFAAGR is encoded by the coding sequence ATGGAAAAAGTAAAACGATACATCGACGAGCATCGGGAGCGTTTCGTCGAAGAGCTTTTCTCGCTGCTGCGCATCCCGTCGATCAGCGCCGACAGCGCGCATCGGGGCGATATGGTCCGTTGCGCCGAGCATCTGCGCGACGCGCTTCTTTCCGCCGGCGCCGACCGCGCCGAGGTGATGCCGACCGACGGCAATCCGATCGTTTACGGCGAGAAGATCGTCGATTCGGCTGCGCCGACCGTGCTCGTGTACGGTCATTACGACGTGATGCCGGTCGATCCGCTCGACGAGTGGAAGACCGATCCGTTCGAGCCGGTTTTGCGCGACGGACGTATCTGGGGGCGCGGGGCCGACGACGACAAGGGACAGTCGTTCATGCACGTCAAAGCGCTGGAGGCGATGATTTCGGCCGGCGAGCTGCCGTGCAACGTCAAGTTCATGATCGAGGGAGAGGAAGAGATCGGCTCGGCGAGCATTACGACATGGTGCGCCCGGCACAAGGAGCTCCTTCGTTCCGATGTGATTCTCGTTTCGGACACCAGCATGCTCGGCTGGGACGTGCCGTCGATCACCTGCGGTCTGCGGGGCTTGTGCTATGTGCAGGTGACCGTTACGGGACCCGACCGCGATCTGCATTCGGGTCTGTACGGCGGAGCGGTGGCCGATCCGGCCGTCGTGCTCTCGAAGATGATCGCGTCGTTGACCGATGCCGACGGCCGCGTGACCGTCCCCGGATTCTACGACCGGGTGCGGGAGCTCTCGCCGGCGGAGCGGACGGATTTCGGCCGGGCTCCGTTCTGCGAGGCCGCTTTTTGCAAGAGCATCGGCGTGCGGGAAACGGCGGGCGAGAAGGGGTACTCGACCATGGAGCGCATCGGCGTGCGGCCGTCGCTTGACGTAAACGGCATTTGGGGCGGATATACCGGCGAAGGCGCCAAGACGATCATTCCGTCGAAGGCTCACGCGAAAATTTCGATGCGCCTGGTACCCGATCAGGACTATCGCGAGATCGGCCGTCTGTTCGCCGAGCATTTCCGTTCGATCGCTCCCCGCAGCGTCCGTGTCGACGTAGAGGTGCTGCACGGGGGCTTTCCGTACGTGTGTCCGACCGATCTGCCCGCCTATCGCGCCGCTGCCCGGGCCGTCGAGCGGACGTTCGGCCGGAAGCCTCTGCCGTACTATTCGGGCGGCAGCATCCCGATCATCAGCACGTTCGAGAAGGAGCTGGGCGTCAAGTCGGTTCTGCTCGGATTCGGGCTCGACCGCGACGCGATCCACTCGCCGAACGAGAGCTACGGACTTGAGAACTTCCTGCGCGGCATCGAGACGATCGTCTGGTTCTACCGCGAGTTCGCGGCAGGCAGGTGA
- a CDS encoding LysR family transcriptional regulator, whose amino-acid sequence MITDFRLRVFRTAAEKLSFTRAASELFITQPAVTKHVGELERQLGVALFLRRGGTISLTPEGERLLGYARRILSLYGELNEAFAPDGAVPGGEIALGASTTLSQYVLPAVLSRFRKRYADIRVTVADGNTERIERLVADERIDVGLIEGQAARPSLRYETFMQDELVLVTSAGNRALGRDGMCAADLTSVPLVIRETGSGTLDVVERALAAKGLSLRSLNIEMQLGSTESIKHYLYDSGAAAFLSVQAIREELRHGLLRVIGLSDLSVTRCFSFVSLRGRRSRLVDLFERFCVLHTRSGN is encoded by the coding sequence ATGATCACCGATTTCCGACTCAGGGTATTCCGAACGGCTGCCGAGAAGCTGAGCTTCACGCGCGCCGCCTCCGAGCTTTTCATTACGCAGCCCGCCGTTACGAAGCACGTCGGCGAGCTGGAAAGGCAGCTCGGCGTGGCGCTGTTTCTGCGCCGGGGAGGAACGATTTCTCTGACTCCGGAAGGCGAACGGCTGCTGGGCTATGCCCGCCGGATCCTGTCGCTTTACGGAGAGCTGAACGAGGCTTTTGCGCCGGACGGAGCCGTGCCCGGCGGAGAGATAGCCCTCGGCGCGAGTACGACGCTGTCGCAGTACGTGCTCCCTGCCGTATTGTCGCGTTTCAGGAAACGCTATGCCGACATCCGCGTGACCGTGGCCGACGGTAACACGGAGCGGATCGAGCGTCTGGTCGCCGACGAGCGGATCGATGTCGGCCTGATCGAGGGACAGGCCGCCCGTCCTTCGCTTCGCTACGAGACTTTCATGCAGGACGAGCTGGTGCTCGTGACTTCCGCCGGCAATCGCGCGCTGGGCCGCGACGGGATGTGCGCGGCCGATCTGACCTCGGTTCCGCTCGTAATCCGCGAGACGGGCTCGGGCACGCTCGATGTCGTCGAGCGCGCTTTGGCGGCCAAGGGCCTTTCGCTGCGGTCGCTGAACATCGAAATGCAGCTCGGCAGCACCGAGAGCATCAAGCATTATCTGTACGACTCCGGAGCGGCGGCCTTTCTCTCCGTGCAGGCCATTCGGGAAGAGCTGCGTCATGGATTGCTGCGCGTAATCGGTCTGTCCGACTTGTCCGTTACGCGCTGTTTCAGCTTCGTTTCCCTGCGCGGCCGCCGCAGTCGTCTGGTCGATTTGTTCGAGCGCTTCTGCGTCCTTCATACCCGTTCGGGAAACTGA
- the gyrB gene encoding DNA topoisomerase (ATP-hydrolyzing) subunit B gives MSTEEKNQVHQPEEYSASSIQVLEGLEAVRKRPAMYIGDIGVRGLHHLVYEVVDNSIDEALAGYCTDIDVTINEDDSITVRDNGRGIPTDFHEKEGRSALEVVLTVLHAGGKFNKDSYKVSGGLHGVGVSCVNALSTLLTAEVHRQGRIFRQQFSKGTPLAPMEVIGETSEEDHGTIITFKPDDTIFSVTEYDYETLSSRMRELAYLNKGVRLNITDRRNRNEQGEFVHDSFYSTEGLKEFVQFLDASREPLTETPIYIDTEKDGVPVEVAMQYNTSFSENVHSYVNNINTIEGGTHLTGFRRALTRTLKKYAEDSGLLAKLKFEINGDDFREGLTAIVSVKVAEPQFEGQTKTKLGNSEVAGAVDQAISGALTHYLEENPKDARAIVSKVILAATARHAARKARELVQRKTVLSGSGLPGKLADCSSRDRDQAEIFFVEGDSAGGSAKQGRDRNFQAIMPLRGKILNVEKAMEHRIFENEEIRNIFTALGVTIGTEEDSKALNLEKLRYGRVIIMTDADVDGSHIATLMLTFFFRYMNNLIKNGHVYIATPPLYQVKKGKNSRYCWTEEEREAALEEFGAKGAHVQRYKGLGEMNPEQLWETTMSPKTRILRKVNIESAAEADRIFSMLMGDDVPPRREFIERHAKYANIDI, from the coding sequence ATGAGCACAGAGGAAAAAAATCAGGTTCATCAGCCGGAAGAGTATTCGGCATCCAGCATTCAGGTTCTCGAAGGGCTCGAGGCGGTGCGCAAACGTCCCGCCATGTACATCGGGGACATCGGGGTGAGAGGACTGCACCACCTGGTCTACGAGGTGGTCGACAACTCGATCGACGAGGCGCTGGCCGGATACTGCACCGACATAGACGTCACGATCAACGAGGACGACTCGATCACCGTGCGCGACAACGGCCGGGGCATTCCGACCGACTTCCATGAAAAGGAGGGACGTTCGGCGCTGGAGGTCGTGCTGACCGTACTGCACGCCGGAGGAAAGTTCAACAAGGACAGCTACAAGGTCTCGGGCGGTCTGCACGGCGTGGGCGTATCGTGCGTCAACGCGCTCTCGACGCTGCTCACGGCCGAGGTGCACCGGCAGGGCCGCATTTTCCGCCAGCAATTCAGCAAGGGCACTCCGCTGGCTCCGATGGAAGTGATCGGCGAAACCTCGGAGGAGGATCACGGAACGATCATCACGTTCAAGCCCGACGACACGATTTTCTCGGTCACCGAATACGACTACGAGACGCTCTCGTCGCGCATGCGCGAACTGGCATACCTGAACAAGGGCGTGCGGCTGAACATCACCGACCGGCGCAACCGCAACGAGCAGGGAGAGTTCGTGCACGACTCGTTCTATTCGACCGAGGGGCTCAAGGAGTTCGTCCAGTTCCTCGACGCGAGCCGCGAGCCGCTGACCGAAACGCCGATCTACATCGACACCGAGAAGGACGGCGTACCGGTCGAAGTGGCGATGCAATACAACACGAGCTTCTCGGAGAACGTCCACTCGTATGTCAACAACATCAATACGATCGAAGGCGGCACGCACCTGACGGGCTTCCGCCGCGCGCTGACGCGCACGCTGAAGAAATACGCCGAGGACTCGGGCCTGCTCGCCAAGCTGAAGTTCGAGATCAACGGCGACGACTTCCGCGAGGGACTGACGGCCATCGTATCGGTCAAGGTGGCCGAGCCCCAGTTTGAGGGACAGACCAAGACGAAACTGGGCAACAGCGAGGTGGCCGGAGCCGTCGATCAGGCCATATCGGGCGCGCTGACGCACTATCTGGAGGAGAACCCGAAGGACGCCCGAGCGATCGTATCGAAAGTGATCCTCGCCGCCACGGCACGCCACGCGGCGCGCAAGGCCCGCGAGCTGGTGCAGCGCAAGACCGTACTGTCGGGCTCGGGCCTGCCGGGCAAGCTGGCCGACTGCTCGTCGCGCGACCGCGATCAGGCCGAAATCTTCTTCGTCGAGGGAGACTCGGCCGGCGGATCGGCCAAGCAGGGCCGCGACAGGAATTTTCAGGCGATCATGCCGCTGCGGGGCAAGATACTGAACGTCGAGAAAGCCATGGAGCACCGGATTTTCGAGAACGAGGAAATCCGCAACATCTTCACCGCGCTCGGCGTGACCATAGGCACCGAAGAAGACAGCAAGGCGCTGAATCTGGAGAAGCTGCGCTACGGGCGGGTCATCATCATGACCGATGCCGATGTCGACGGCAGCCACATCGCCACGCTGATGCTGACGTTCTTCTTCCGTTACATGAACAACCTGATCAAGAACGGACACGTCTATATCGCGACGCCTCCTCTCTATCAGGTCAAGAAAGGCAAGAACAGCCGCTACTGCTGGACCGAGGAGGAACGCGAGGCCGCGCTCGAGGAGTTCGGAGCCAAGGGCGCTCACGTACAGCGGTACAAAGGTCTGGGAGAGATGAATCCCGAACAGCTGTGGGAAACGACCATGTCGCCTAAGACGCGCATTCTGCGCAAAGTGAACATCGAGAGCGCCGCCGAGGCGGACCGGATTTTCTCGATGCTGATGGGCGACGACGTGCCGCCCCGACGCGAATTCATCGAGCGGCACGCCAAATACGCGAATATCGACATTTGA
- a CDS encoding cysteate synthase encodes MKDFNATRYKLKNIATERVFDDEGWTLEDKQSHVPSLIRAVYESKQIRPKGEEHGIYRFADWLPVKRTLSGSCAPVTYRSRKLAEHLGLKNLYITFNGYFPEIGARMTTCSFKETEAYSVCGRLNGKHKDKVLVVASAGNTARAFAKVCSDNHIPLLLSVPEENIDALWFEAPLDDCVKLISPRHGADYYDAIKLSDMALQSDKFFAEGGAKNVARRDGMATTVLSAVTHIGRIPDYYFQAVGSGTGAIAAWEANLRLIEDGRFGNHKMKLMVSQNAPFVPMYDAWKARSREMLPYDDDQARLDVEEIDAKVLSNRKPPYGIKGGLFDALLDTGGDILVATNDEARAAKKLFAELEGVDIYSAPAVALATLIQSVRDGRIAPEEYVMLNVTGGGEKRFMEGKELFFLKPSHVFDIDPDPKEVAEKVEALFE; translated from the coding sequence ATGAAAGATTTCAACGCCACACGGTACAAGCTGAAAAACATCGCTACGGAGCGCGTCTTCGACGACGAAGGCTGGACGCTCGAAGATAAGCAGAGCCACGTCCCCTCGCTGATCCGGGCCGTCTACGAGTCGAAACAGATACGCCCCAAAGGCGAGGAACACGGCATCTACCGCTTTGCCGACTGGCTGCCGGTCAAACGGACGCTCAGCGGATCGTGCGCTCCGGTCACCTACCGCAGCCGCAAGCTCGCCGAGCATTTGGGACTCAAGAACCTGTATATCACTTTCAACGGATATTTTCCCGAAATCGGGGCGCGCATGACGACCTGCTCGTTCAAAGAGACGGAGGCCTACTCGGTCTGCGGCCGGCTGAACGGCAAACACAAGGACAAGGTACTCGTCGTGGCGTCGGCCGGAAACACGGCCCGCGCGTTCGCCAAGGTGTGCTCGGACAACCATATTCCGCTGCTGCTCAGCGTACCCGAGGAAAATATCGACGCGCTGTGGTTCGAGGCTCCGCTCGACGACTGCGTCAAGCTGATCTCGCCCCGGCACGGAGCCGACTATTACGACGCGATCAAGCTGAGCGACATGGCGCTGCAGTCGGACAAATTCTTCGCCGAGGGAGGCGCCAAGAACGTCGCGCGACGCGACGGAATGGCGACGACCGTGCTGTCGGCCGTCACGCACATCGGGCGCATTCCGGACTATTACTTTCAGGCCGTCGGCAGCGGCACGGGCGCGATCGCCGCATGGGAAGCCAACCTGAGGCTGATTGAGGACGGGCGGTTCGGCAATCACAAGATGAAGCTCATGGTATCCCAGAATGCGCCCTTCGTTCCGATGTACGACGCATGGAAAGCGCGCTCGCGCGAAATGCTCCCTTACGACGACGATCAGGCCCGGCTCGACGTCGAGGAAATCGACGCGAAGGTACTCTCGAACCGCAAGCCCCCCTACGGAATCAAGGGCGGCCTGTTCGACGCGCTGCTCGACACGGGCGGAGACATACTCGTCGCGACGAACGACGAAGCCCGTGCGGCCAAAAAGCTGTTCGCCGAACTGGAAGGCGTCGACATCTACTCGGCTCCGGCCGTAGCGCTGGCTACGCTGATCCAATCCGTCCGCGACGGAAGGATCGCTCCCGAGGAATACGTCATGCTGAACGTGACCGGAGGCGGAGAGAAGCGTTTCATGGAAGGCAAGGAGCTGTTTTTCCTGAAGCCGTCGCACGTGTTCGATATCGACCCCGACCCCAAAGAAGTCGCAGAGAAGGTCGAGGCGCTGTTCGAGTAA